In Natronoarchaeum mannanilyticum, a genomic segment contains:
- a CDS encoding PhoU domain-containing protein, with amino-acid sequence MTTNGTDEPIRRKVQLTGGSTYTISLPKEWATENGIETGTPLYLYAADDRLVAARDTGEDGRSIEIDAAEFDPEALADTVMTAYVAGYDEIVLTSPVEFDADARRAVRSAVTRLVGVEIQTQTPTRITIRSLLDSAEVSLRQTVVQMRLTALTMHEDALDAVLEHDAELARRVAEQDGEVDRLFALVSRQFHRGLADVREAVTFDVDRTTAFAYYRIARQLERVADHAEKIAGVATRQSAAPPAELGEELDELGERSREIVRTALDEQLDEPSLSGLRGVAERRDALVEDAHAVDRRLYDGDVDEAHLLATVLDSVERTAEYGANVAEMGLQSALRTPDGDDDDALSN; translated from the coding sequence ATGACGACGAACGGCACCGACGAGCCGATCCGGCGCAAGGTCCAGCTCACCGGCGGCTCGACGTACACCATCTCGCTGCCCAAGGAGTGGGCGACCGAGAACGGCATCGAGACGGGGACGCCGCTGTACCTCTACGCCGCCGACGACCGGCTCGTCGCCGCGCGCGACACCGGCGAGGACGGGCGATCGATCGAGATCGACGCCGCCGAGTTCGATCCCGAGGCGCTCGCCGACACCGTCATGACTGCCTACGTCGCCGGCTACGACGAGATCGTCCTGACGAGCCCGGTCGAGTTCGACGCCGACGCTCGGCGGGCCGTCCGCTCGGCGGTGACCCGGCTCGTCGGCGTCGAGATACAGACCCAGACGCCGACCCGGATCACGATCCGAAGTCTGCTCGACAGCGCTGAAGTGTCGCTGCGCCAGACGGTCGTCCAGATGCGCCTGACCGCGCTGACGATGCACGAAGACGCCCTCGACGCGGTTCTGGAGCACGACGCCGAACTCGCCCGCCGGGTCGCCGAGCAGGACGGCGAGGTCGACCGGCTGTTCGCGCTGGTCAGCCGGCAGTTCCACCGCGGGCTGGCGGACGTCCGCGAGGCGGTCACGTTCGACGTCGACCGGACGACCGCGTTCGCCTACTACCGGATCGCCCGACAGCTGGAGCGGGTCGCGGACCACGCCGAGAAGATCGCTGGCGTCGCGACCCGACAGTCGGCGGCCCCGCCCGCGGAACTGGGCGAGGAGCTCGACGAGCTCGGCGAGCGCTCCCGGGAGATCGTCAGGACGGCGCTGGACGAGCAGCTCGACGAGCCGTCGCTGTCGGGACTCCGGGGCGTCGCCGAGCGCCGCGACGCCCTCGTCGAGGACGCACACGCCGTCGACCGCCGGCTGTACGACGGCGACGTCGACGAGGCCCACCTGCTGGCGACGGTGCTCGACAGCGTCGAGCGCACCGCCGAGTACGGCGCCAACGTCGCCGAGATGGGCCTGCAGTCCGCCCTGCGGACCCCCGACGGCGACGACGACGACGCGCTGTCGAACTGA
- a CDS encoding AN1-type zinc finger protein produces MDEFAFKCNYCDRVFCTEHRLPERHDCKALDNPQLFKKNSRSDQEDIDNTSTTVAEVDLESDRHYSEIDVEPMTVSREQTVGSTSKSPISDSSPDVAPDGSLVYSDDDTNEEETDSADRDSRTFSLPLIVLIVIFVIAALSVLFLVL; encoded by the coding sequence ATGGACGAGTTCGCGTTCAAGTGCAACTACTGTGATCGCGTGTTCTGCACGGAGCATCGCCTTCCGGAGCGCCACGACTGCAAAGCCCTGGACAATCCGCAGCTGTTCAAGAAAAACAGCCGCTCTGATCAGGAAGACATCGATAATACGTCTACAACGGTGGCTGAGGTTGATCTTGAAAGCGATCGCCATTACTCCGAGATAGACGTCGAACCGATGACCGTTTCTCGCGAGCAGACGGTCGGAAGTACTTCTAAATCCCCAATTTCTGATTCAAGTCCGGATGTCGCACCCGACGGTTCGCTCGTTTACTCGGACGACGATACCAATGAGGAAGAAACCGACAGTGCAGACCGAGATTCTAGGACCTTCTCGCTCCCCCTGATCGTGCTTATCGTGATTTTCGTTATAGCTGCTCTGTCGGTCCTTTTCCTTGTTCTGTGA
- a CDS encoding inorganic phosphate transporter, with amino-acid sequence MPSTLFLLGIAVAAFVGVNIGGSSTGVAFGPATGSGVLSMRQASALMAVCVLLGGFTIGTNVVDTLGTEFVSGEYFTPGASIGVLLFVGLGILLGNVLKVSTSTSQTAVAAVVGMGAALGALDWETVGVVVIWWVLSTILAFWLCAFVGRYLYDSVVAALDFDADDRVAELAVIGIGCYMAFSAGASNVANAVAPLVGSGQLGMTAGVALAGLAIGAGAFALGPRTMETVGEDITDLSLEASLIAESIAATILTGLSWAGIPASLAVVLTACVIGLGWGRASRRVPLQAIVRPEGLTNGEQSTWAEDQLDLFDPTTTKRIVTTWIATPTVAGAVAFVAFEVAQRFGTLA; translated from the coding sequence GTGCCGTCGACGTTGTTCCTGCTCGGGATAGCGGTCGCCGCCTTCGTCGGCGTAAACATCGGCGGGTCCTCGACGGGCGTCGCGTTCGGGCCGGCGACCGGCAGCGGCGTGCTGTCGATGCGGCAGGCCTCCGCCCTGATGGCCGTCTGCGTCCTACTGGGCGGGTTCACGATCGGGACGAACGTCGTCGACACGCTGGGCACCGAGTTCGTCTCGGGAGAGTATTTCACGCCCGGCGCGTCGATCGGCGTCCTCCTGTTCGTCGGCCTCGGCATCCTGCTCGGGAACGTCCTGAAGGTGTCGACCAGCACCAGCCAGACCGCGGTCGCCGCAGTCGTCGGGATGGGCGCGGCGCTGGGCGCGCTCGACTGGGAGACCGTCGGCGTCGTCGTCATCTGGTGGGTGCTCTCGACGATCCTGGCGTTCTGGCTCTGCGCGTTCGTCGGCCGGTACCTGTACGACTCGGTCGTCGCGGCGCTCGACTTCGACGCCGACGACCGGGTCGCCGAGCTGGCCGTGATCGGAATCGGCTGTTACATGGCGTTCTCTGCGGGCGCCTCGAACGTCGCCAACGCGGTCGCGCCGCTGGTCGGCTCGGGCCAGCTCGGCATGACCGCCGGCGTCGCGCTCGCCGGGCTGGCGATCGGCGCGGGCGCGTTCGCGCTGGGACCCCGGACGATGGAGACGGTCGGCGAGGACATCACCGACCTCTCGCTGGAGGCGTCGCTGATCGCCGAGTCGATCGCCGCGACGATCCTCACCGGGCTGAGCTGGGCGGGGATTCCCGCGAGCCTGGCGGTCGTGCTCACCGCCTGCGTGATCGGGCTCGGCTGGGGCCGGGCGAGCCGCCGGGTGCCGCTCCAGGCGATCGTCCGCCCGGAGGGGCTCACGAACGGGGAGCAGTCGACGTGGGCCGAGGATCAGCTCGACCTGTTCGATCCGACGACGACCAAGCGGATCGTGACGACGTGGATCGCCACCCCGACCGTCGCGGGCGCCGTCGCGTTCGTCGCGTTCGAGGTCGCGCAGCGGTTCGGTACGCTCGCGTGA
- a CDS encoding DUF1611 domain-containing protein, with the protein MRVAILAHEKFPGDAKTALGVLRYADHDVVAVLDRDSAGTQVGDHVADVQDAPIVSGMSAVDASIDALIIGVAPIGGGFDESWRADVVTALERGCDVIAGLHYFLSEDEEFARLAEEHGGELRDVRKPPEDLTVSQGRADEVDAEVILTVGTDCNTGKMTTTMELARAAAEAGHDAAVVPTGQTGIMIEGWGIPIDRTISDFTAGAVERMIREVGDDREYLFVEGQGSIVHPAYSAVTCGILHGAMPDKLVLCHEAGREAIHGYESFEMPAIETYVDLYEGLAAPVRETEVAAGALNTSEYPETAAADAIAEFGDAVDAPAADPIRQGTDELVEALL; encoded by the coding sequence ATGCGAGTGGCAATTCTGGCCCACGAGAAGTTCCCCGGCGACGCGAAGACGGCGCTGGGCGTCCTGCGGTACGCCGACCACGACGTCGTCGCGGTGCTGGATCGGGACAGCGCCGGAACGCAGGTCGGCGATCACGTCGCCGACGTGCAGGACGCTCCGATCGTCTCGGGGATGAGCGCGGTCGACGCGTCGATCGACGCGCTGATAATCGGCGTCGCGCCGATCGGCGGCGGCTTCGACGAGTCCTGGCGCGCCGACGTCGTCACCGCCCTCGAACGGGGCTGTGACGTGATCGCCGGACTGCACTACTTCCTCTCGGAGGACGAGGAGTTCGCCCGTCTCGCCGAGGAGCACGGCGGCGAGCTCCGGGACGTGCGCAAGCCGCCCGAGGATCTGACCGTCAGCCAGGGCCGGGCCGACGAGGTCGACGCGGAGGTGATTCTCACTGTGGGCACGGACTGCAACACTGGGAAGATGACGACGACGATGGAACTCGCCCGCGCCGCCGCCGAGGCCGGGCACGACGCCGCCGTCGTCCCGACGGGCCAGACCGGCATCATGATCGAGGGCTGGGGAATCCCGATCGACCGGACGATCTCGGATTTCACCGCGGGCGCGGTCGAGCGCATGATCCGAGAGGTCGGCGACGACCGCGAGTACCTGTTCGTCGAGGGCCAGGGCAGCATCGTCCACCCGGCGTACTCGGCGGTGACCTGCGGCATCCTCCACGGCGCGATGCCGGACAAACTGGTGCTGTGTCACGAGGCGGGTCGGGAAGCGATCCACGGCTACGAGTCGTTCGAGATGCCCGCGATCGAGACGTACGTCGACCTGTATGAGGGGCTGGCGGCGCCCGTCCGCGAGACAGAGGTCGCCGCCGGCGCGCTCAACACCTCGGAGTACCCCGAGACCGCGGCGGCCGACGCGATCGCCGAGTTCGGCGACGCCGTCGACGCGCCCGCCGCGGACCCGATCCGACAGGGCACCGACGAACTGGTGGAGGCGCTGCTGTGA
- a CDS encoding Hsp20/alpha crystallin family protein, whose product MALPTGPTGSWFQSTDLPSRLFEGSRSDYELYEEDDEFVLSVELPGFDPEEIDVAWDDGVLNIAAEHEDDQRGERKTYHRRFRFPKTVDDDEIAARYNNGILEVRLPVQTGATTRGKQIEVEG is encoded by the coding sequence ATGGCGCTGCCAACTGGTCCAACTGGCTCCTGGTTCCAGAGCACAGACCTGCCAAGTCGACTGTTCGAAGGTAGTCGCAGCGACTACGAACTGTACGAAGAGGACGACGAGTTCGTCCTGAGCGTCGAGCTGCCGGGCTTCGATCCCGAGGAGATCGACGTCGCTTGGGACGACGGCGTCCTCAACATCGCCGCCGAGCACGAAGACGACCAGCGCGGCGAGCGCAAGACCTACCACCGTCGGTTCCGCTTCCCCAAGACCGTCGACGACGACGAGATCGCGGCCCGCTACAACAACGGGATCCTCGAAGTCCGGCTGCCGGTCCAGACGGGCGCGACAACCCGCGGCAAGCAGATCGAGGTGGAGGGCTGA
- a CDS encoding universal stress protein translates to MYDDILVPTDGSDGTERTLDHAVEIARNHGARLHALSVVDRRVYLAAEEDERDDVMAKLRGEAEDAIELVEDRLSDADVEVTAEIVDGTPHKEILAYADEHGVDLIAIGTHGRTGRDRLENLGSVTERVVEDADRTVLVVSIDE, encoded by the coding sequence ATGTACGACGACATCCTGGTGCCGACCGACGGGAGCGACGGAACCGAACGGACGCTCGACCACGCCGTCGAGATCGCCCGGAACCACGGCGCGCGCCTCCACGCGCTGTCGGTGGTCGACCGCCGGGTGTATCTGGCCGCCGAGGAGGACGAGCGCGACGACGTGATGGCGAAGCTACGCGGGGAGGCCGAGGACGCGATCGAACTGGTCGAGGATCGGCTGTCCGACGCCGACGTCGAGGTCACAGCCGAGATCGTCGACGGGACGCCGCACAAGGAGATCCTCGCCTACGCCGACGAGCACGGGGTCGACCTGATCGCGATCGGCACCCACGGCCGAACGGGGCGGGATCGCCTGGAGAACCTCGGCAGCGTCACCGAGCGGGTCGTCGAGGACGCCGACCGGACGGTGCTGGTCGTCTCGATCGACGAGTGA
- a CDS encoding threonyl-tRNA synthetase editing domain-containing protein, producing the protein MRVLAVHADGLAFEAVQPASESDAATPASGPATGELGECVVGFVAVERSDRADRDAVATDAAAELDAVADRLGAERIGLIPREHLIDDPASADAAAAALEALAEQLDPERELLRAPVGWQLAVDVERKGHPFAERAIRVVPRRRDADGATPNRGGANAIDALSELGLAVRDSAGDGDALRWLPRGQFLRSALREYAEELLADADAVPVSTPAIDVHAAADRREGTERSDSIVGPADRAQLLRPSVHGGLLSALGDAIGDGVGADDAPVRLRETARWRPERAANVPPEAFDRRVRSEYHAALPDEAAAIDEFERLVGVIAEASAALGVAAEAATLGADAATLTLAEGFAVDRPAFGDRIAAALDDPVAVETVADDSRYWAARLAFVATDDDGREFPLGSVELDAATPARFGIEGVDGGTPVLVHAAPIGDVEGTIAALAGPAAASERRGLPIWLAPTQVRLVPIDDRHVGFCDDAAIELRDQGVRADVDARDATVGERLDRAARERVPYVAVVGDRELDEGVLPVAVSETGREERLTVDGLRERVLAKCEGRLGLGGALPRRVGAYPSDDDE; encoded by the coding sequence ATGCGAGTGCTCGCGGTCCACGCCGACGGCCTGGCGTTCGAGGCGGTCCAGCCCGCGAGCGAGAGCGACGCTGCGACGCCCGCCAGCGGGCCGGCGACCGGCGAACTCGGCGAGTGCGTCGTCGGCTTCGTCGCAGTCGAGCGGAGCGATCGAGCGGATCGCGACGCTGTCGCGACCGACGCCGCCGCCGAACTGGATGCGGTCGCCGATCGGCTGGGCGCCGAGCGGATCGGGCTGATCCCGCGCGAGCACCTGATCGACGATCCGGCGAGCGCCGACGCCGCGGCCGCAGCGCTGGAAGCGCTCGCGGAGCAACTGGACCCGGAGCGCGAACTGCTCCGCGCGCCGGTCGGCTGGCAGCTCGCGGTCGACGTCGAGCGGAAGGGCCACCCGTTCGCCGAGCGGGCGATCCGCGTCGTTCCGCGGCGGCGCGACGCCGACGGGGCGACGCCGAATCGAGGCGGCGCGAACGCGATCGACGCGCTCTCGGAGCTCGGGCTGGCGGTGCGGGATTCGGCGGGCGACGGTGACGCCCTCCGTTGGCTGCCCCGGGGGCAGTTCCTCCGGAGCGCGCTCCGCGAGTACGCCGAGGAACTGCTCGCCGACGCGGACGCAGTGCCCGTCTCGACGCCCGCGATCGACGTCCACGCGGCCGCGGATCGGCGCGAAGGGACCGAGCGCTCCGACTCGATCGTCGGTCCCGCCGATCGCGCCCAGCTTCTGCGTCCCAGCGTCCACGGCGGGCTACTCTCGGCGCTCGGTGACGCCATCGGCGACGGCGTCGGCGCCGACGATGCGCCCGTTCGGCTCCGCGAAACCGCGCGCTGGAGGCCCGAGCGGGCCGCGAACGTTCCGCCGGAGGCGTTCGACCGACGCGTCAGGTCCGAGTATCACGCCGCCCTGCCGGACGAGGCGGCCGCGATCGACGAGTTCGAGCGCCTCGTCGGCGTTATCGCGGAGGCGTCGGCGGCGCTGGGCGTCGCTGCGGAGGCGGCGACGCTCGGCGCCGACGCGGCGACGCTGACGCTCGCAGAGGGGTTCGCCGTGGACCGGCCGGCGTTCGGCGACCGGATCGCCGCCGCGCTGGACGATCCGGTAGCAGTCGAAACGGTGGCCGATGACTCGCGCTACTGGGCGGCCCGGCTGGCGTTCGTCGCGACAGACGACGACGGCCGGGAGTTCCCGCTCGGAAGCGTCGAACTCGACGCCGCGACGCCGGCGCGGTTCGGCATCGAGGGCGTGGACGGCGGGACGCCGGTGCTGGTCCACGCCGCGCCGATCGGCGACGTCGAGGGCACGATCGCGGCACTGGCGGGCCCCGCCGCGGCGTCCGAACGCAGGGGGCTACCGATCTGGCTGGCGCCGACGCAGGTGCGACTGGTGCCGATCGACGATCGCCACGTCGGCTTCTGTGACGACGCCGCGATCGAGTTGCGCGACCAGGGCGTGCGCGCGGACGTCGACGCCCGCGACGCGACAGTCGGCGAGCGACTCGACCGGGCGGCACGCGAGCGCGTGCCGTACGTCGCCGTCGTCGGGGATCGCGAACTGGACGAGGGGGTGCTCCCGGTCGCGGTGTCAGAGACCGGGCGCGAGGAGCGGCTGACGGTCGACGGCCTCCGCGAGCGCGTGCTGGCGAAGTGTGAGGGCCGGCTCGGGCTCGGCGGGGCGCTCCCCCGGCGGGTCGGTGCGTACCCGTCGGACGACGACGAGTGA
- a CDS encoding DUF7344 domain-containing protein → MKPHYRNGEQVIDRWDDVFEALSAEPRRQLVVSLLDAEPAESVPLPESAVNPNVPPDREALRRELHHHHLPKLADLGIVAWEEDPLVASRGPRFDEAAVVFEALHSTATELPDSLVVGCQRLERERQKGVGD, encoded by the coding sequence ATGAAGCCACACTATCGGAACGGCGAGCAGGTCATCGACCGCTGGGACGACGTGTTCGAAGCGCTCTCGGCCGAGCCCAGGCGTCAACTCGTCGTCTCCCTGCTCGACGCCGAGCCGGCCGAGTCGGTTCCCCTGCCCGAGAGCGCGGTGAACCCCAACGTCCCGCCCGATCGGGAGGCGCTTCGCCGAGAGTTGCACCACCATCACCTGCCGAAGCTGGCCGATCTGGGGATCGTCGCGTGGGAGGAGGATCCGCTGGTCGCATCCAGGGGCCCCCGATTCGACGAAGCGGCCGTCGTGTTCGAGGCGCTGCACTCGACCGCGACCGAGCTGCCGGATTCGCTGGTCGTCGGCTGTCAGCGCCTCGAACGGGAGCGCCAGAAGGGCGTCGGCGATTAG
- a CDS encoding aldo/keto reductase yields MQRRRLGDTGWNVTEIGLGTWNVGSDWGDVSEEEGRAAISAALDEGVDFVDTADVYGDGRSERLIREVLDERHEDPIVATKAGRRLDPHVAEDYDREHIERFVDRSRENLGVETLDLLQLHCPPTDAYYQPETFDALADLSDAGKIDQYGVSVERVEEALKAIEYPGVETIQIIFNPFRQRPAELFFEEAKRRDIGVIVRVPLASGLLTGKLDRDTEFPEDDHRNYNRHGDAFDVGETFAGVPYEVGLDAVDELRPLVPEEMTMAQFTLRWILDHDAVSTVIPGSTDPDHVAQNVEAAGFDSLDHETHGAVRDVYDEHVREHVHHRW; encoded by the coding sequence ATGCAACGGCGACGACTCGGCGACACCGGCTGGAACGTGACGGAGATCGGCCTCGGGACGTGGAACGTCGGCTCGGACTGGGGCGACGTTTCGGAGGAAGAGGGTCGCGCTGCGATCAGCGCCGCTCTCGACGAGGGCGTCGACTTCGTCGACACAGCGGACGTGTACGGCGACGGGCGCAGCGAGCGCCTCATTCGGGAGGTCCTCGACGAGCGCCACGAGGACCCGATCGTCGCGACGAAGGCGGGCCGCCGGCTCGACCCCCACGTCGCCGAGGACTACGACCGCGAGCACATCGAGCGGTTCGTCGACCGCAGCCGGGAGAACCTCGGCGTCGAGACGCTGGATCTGCTGCAGCTGCACTGCCCGCCCACCGACGCGTACTACCAGCCCGAGACGTTCGACGCGCTGGCCGACCTGTCCGACGCCGGCAAGATCGACCAGTACGGCGTCAGCGTCGAGCGCGTCGAGGAGGCGCTCAAGGCGATCGAGTATCCGGGCGTCGAAACGATACAGATCATCTTCAACCCGTTCCGCCAGCGCCCCGCCGAGCTGTTCTTCGAGGAAGCGAAGCGCCGCGATATCGGCGTCATCGTGCGCGTCCCGCTCGCGTCGGGCCTGCTGACGGGGAAGCTGGATCGGGACACCGAGTTCCCCGAGGACGACCACCGCAACTACAACCGCCACGGCGACGCCTTCGACGTCGGCGAGACGTTCGCGGGCGTCCCCTACGAGGTCGGGCTCGACGCCGTCGACGAACTCCGCCCGCTCGTCCCCGAGGAGATGACGATGGCCCAGTTCACGCTCCGGTGGATCCTCGACCACGACGCCGTCTCGACCGTGATCCCCGGCTCGACCGATCCCGACCACGTCGCCCAGAACGTCGAGGCCGCCGGCTTCGACTCGCTCGACCACGAGACACACGGTGCGGTGCGAGACGTCTACGACGAGCACGTCCGCGAGCACGTCCATCACCGCTGGTAA
- the phoU gene encoding phosphate signaling complex protein PhoU — MPREEYREQLDALREAVLELSELALDRLRQALAALDGGDEALAREVVAGDAEINRRYLDLEGDCVDLLALQQPVAGDLRLVVASFKILTDLERIADLATNLASYALEMDRDVAPDVDLQRIGALTVAMVEDAMAAYADADPDACHEIAARDDEVDERCERASERIVRALIEREHGAADDRSTEELLGDVSRHLLTIRDLERVGDHAVNVAARTLYAVENDDELIY, encoded by the coding sequence ATGCCCCGAGAGGAGTACCGCGAGCAGCTCGACGCGCTGCGCGAGGCCGTCCTCGAGCTGAGCGAGCTCGCCCTCGACCGCCTCCGGCAGGCGCTGGCCGCGCTCGACGGCGGCGACGAAGCGCTCGCCCGCGAGGTCGTCGCGGGCGACGCCGAGATCAACCGTCGGTACCTCGATCTGGAGGGCGACTGCGTCGACCTGCTCGCGCTCCAGCAGCCCGTCGCCGGCGATCTGCGGCTCGTGGTCGCGTCGTTCAAGATCCTCACCGACCTCGAACGGATCGCCGACCTCGCCACGAATCTCGCGAGCTACGCGCTGGAGATGGATCGGGACGTCGCCCCCGACGTCGACCTCCAGCGCATCGGCGCGCTGACGGTCGCGATGGTCGAGGACGCGATGGCGGCGTACGCCGACGCGGATCCCGACGCCTGCCACGAGATAGCGGCCCGCGACGACGAGGTCGACGAGCGCTGCGAGCGCGCCAGCGAACGGATCGTTCGCGCCCTGATCGAGCGGGAACACGGCGCGGCCGACGATCGATCGACGGAGGAACTGCTCGGCGACGTGTCGCGACACCTGCTGACGATACGGGACCTCGAACGCGTCGGCGACCACGCCGTCAACGTCGCGGCGCGAACACTGTACGCCGTCGAGAACGACGACGAGCTGATCTACTGA
- a CDS encoding dipeptide epimerase: MTLDAEFETLSLDTERPFTIARGTTRTVEYPLVRISDGDGNEGIGGAAPTRHYGETAATAAAVLPDLLDAVETIGDPHALDRIERRLGEVVRRNPAARGAVSVALHDLAAKRAGLPLYRLWGLDPDRAPETCYTIGLDDVDAMAEHAREAVDRGFSTLKVKLGTDRDREIVRTVRSAAPDAALRVDANEAWSRADAVRMAEFLADFGVELLEQPVPADEPEALRRVYESAALPVAADESCVRLPDVPAVADRADVIVIKLSKCASLREARRMAHAARAEGLDVMLGCMVEAQPSIAAMAHLAPLAEYVDLDGSLLLADDPFEGVGMPGGEIDLAAVDRPGTGVRER; this comes from the coding sequence GTGACGCTCGACGCCGAGTTCGAGACGCTCTCGCTGGACACGGAGCGCCCGTTCACGATCGCTCGGGGGACAACCCGTACCGTCGAGTACCCGCTGGTCAGGATCAGCGACGGCGACGGCAACGAGGGGATCGGCGGCGCCGCGCCGACGCGTCACTACGGCGAGACCGCCGCGACCGCGGCGGCCGTCCTCCCCGACCTGCTCGACGCCGTCGAGACGATCGGCGACCCGCACGCGCTCGACCGGATCGAGCGTCGCCTCGGCGAGGTCGTCCGCCGGAACCCCGCCGCTCGGGGCGCCGTCAGCGTCGCGCTCCACGACCTCGCCGCGAAGCGCGCCGGGCTCCCGCTGTACCGCCTTTGGGGGCTCGACCCCGACCGAGCGCCCGAGACGTGCTACACGATCGGGCTCGACGACGTCGACGCGATGGCCGAGCACGCCCGCGAGGCCGTCGACCGGGGCTTCTCGACGCTGAAGGTCAAGCTCGGCACCGACCGGGACCGCGAGATCGTTCGAACTGTGCGCTCGGCCGCGCCCGACGCCGCGCTGCGGGTCGACGCCAACGAGGCCTGGTCGCGCGCCGACGCCGTCCGGATGGCCGAGTTCCTGGCGGACTTCGGCGTCGAACTGCTCGAACAGCCGGTGCCCGCCGACGAGCCCGAGGCCCTGCGCCGGGTGTACGAGAGCGCCGCGCTGCCGGTCGCCGCCGACGAGAGCTGCGTCCGGCTGCCGGACGTCCCCGCGGTCGCGGATCGGGCGGACGTGATCGTCATCAAGCTCTCGAAGTGCGCGAGCCTGCGCGAGGCCCGGCGGATGGCCCACGCCGCCCGCGCCGAGGGACTCGACGTGATGCTGGGCTGCATGGTCGAGGCCCAGCCCTCGATCGCCGCGATGGCCCACCTCGCGCCGCTGGCCGAGTACGTCGACCTCGACGGCTCGCTGCTGCTGGCCGACGACCCCTTCGAGGGCGTGGGTATGCCCGGCGGCGAGATCGACCTCGCGGCGGTCGACCGGCCGGGCACCGGCGTCCGCGAGCGGTGA
- a CDS encoding gamma carbonic anhydrase family protein, which yields MGDSRRYAFEGASPEIHESARVSREATLVGDVTVAADASVWPGVVLRGDVGPVRIGEQAHVGDTAVLHASAIGENVMVGHGAVCNDAAVDDEALIGFNATLNSEVSVGERSIVASGTVVPQGYSIPSDSFARGVPAEVTPLSQTTIDTDRIHEEFASGAYTDLAGRHEELFAAEPEE from the coding sequence ATGGGAGACTCCAGACGCTACGCGTTCGAGGGCGCCAGTCCCGAGATCCACGAGAGCGCGCGGGTGAGCCGCGAAGCGACGCTGGTCGGCGACGTGACCGTCGCGGCCGACGCCAGCGTCTGGCCGGGCGTCGTCCTGCGGGGCGACGTCGGACCGGTCCGGATCGGCGAGCAAGCCCACGTCGGCGACACGGCCGTCCTCCACGCCTCCGCGATCGGCGAAAACGTGATGGTCGGCCACGGCGCCGTGTGCAACGACGCCGCCGTCGACGACGAGGCGCTGATCGGGTTCAACGCGACGCTGAACTCCGAGGTCAGCGTCGGCGAGCGATCGATCGTCGCCTCCGGAACCGTGGTCCCGCAAGGCTACTCGATCCCGTCTGACTCCTTCGCCCGCGGCGTCCCCGCGGAGGTGACGCCGCTCTCCCAGACGACGATCGACACCGACCGCATCCACGAGGAGTTCGCATCGGGCGCCTACACGGACCTCGCCGGGCGCCACGAGGAGCTGTTCGCGGCCGAGCCCGAGGAGTGA